The Heliorestis convoluta genome includes the window TTGGCAAAGTTACGCGTTCCTTCCAACCGCTCAAAATGAAAGCGTATATCGTTCCCTGGTGTATTGCCTGTGACAAGCATAAACCGAAGTGTATCAGCGCCATATTGCTCAATCACTTCAATCGGATCGACACCATTGCCTAAGGACTTAGACATTTTTCTGCCCTGGCTATCTAGAATGAGTCCATGAATAAAGACATCTCGAAAAGGTACATCTTTTTGGAACTCTAAGCCCATGAAGACCATACGAGCGACCCAGAAGAAGATAATATCTCGACCCGTTACGAGAACAGAAGTGGGGTAATACTTCTTTAATTCTGCCTTCTCTTCTGGCCACCCTAGCGTAGAAAAGGGCCAGAGAGCCGAAGAGAACCAGGTATCTAAAACGTCTGGATCTTGGTTTAACTTTTCCTTTTCAGCTCCACATTTTGGGCAATGTCCTGGTACATTTTCCGCCAAACCACAGTAAATGTAGTCACAATCATCACAGTACCACACAGGAATACGGTGACCCCACCAGAGCTGGCGAGAAATACACCAATCTCGTATGTTTTCCAGCCAACCTAAATAAACCTTTGTAAAACGATCAGGCACAAAGTTCAGTTGACCTTGTCGTACCACTTCCATGGCTGGTTCTGCCAAGGGCTTCATCTTGACAAACCACTGGGGTGATACCATCGGTTCTACGACAGTGTCACAACGATAACATTGTCCAACGGCATGAACATGGTCATTGATTTTCTCCAAAAAACCTGTTTCGTCTAGATCAGCTACCAGCTTTTTGCGACAGCTATAACGCTCCATCCCTTCATAAGGTCCGGCTAGCTCATTCATAATCGCTTCTTTTGTCATCACCGTTACTTGGGGAAGATGATGGCGAAGACCCATTTCAAAGTCATTGGGATCATGGGCTGGTGTAATTTTAACAACACCCGTACCAAAAGCAGGATCAACATATTCATCAGCAATCACTGGAATGGCTTTGTTGAGGATAGGTAGAATAACATTTTTCCCTATCAGATGTTGATACCGTTCATCGGCAGGGTGTACAGCCACAGCTGTATCTCCTAGCATCGTCTCAGGTCGAGTGGTGGCTACGACAACATAACCTTCTTCACCTTCTATGGGATAGCGAATATGCCAGAGCTGCCCGCCTTTTTCTTGATGCTCCACTTCAATATCGGAAATGGTTGTCTGGCATTTGGGACACCAATTAATGATTCGATTGCCACGATAGATCAAGTCTTTTTCAAAAAGTTGAATAAATACTTCTTGTACAGCACGGGAACAACCTTCATCCATGGTAAAGCGTTCTCGGCTCCAGTCACAGGAGGTTCCTAGCTTTTTTAATTGCGATGTAATCCGATGGCCATACTGGTGCTTCCAATCCCAGACGCGCTCTAAGAAAGCTTCTCGACCTAGCTCGTACTTGTTAAGGCCTTCTTTGGCCAGAGCTTCTTCAACTTTTGCTTGCGTTGCAATGCCTGCATGGTCAGTACCGGGTATCCAGAGCACATTGTACCCACTCATTCTTTTCCAGCGCACCAGAATATCTTGTAAAGTATTATCTAAAGCATGTCCCAAGTGGAGTGAACCTGTCACATTTGGTGGTGGCATGACAACGGAAAAAGGTTCTCCTTCTGCCTCTACATCAGCTTGAAAATATCCTTGTTCCATCCATCTTTGATACCATTTTTCTTCAACTTGTTGGGGATCGTAGGTTTTGGACAAACCTAGTTGATTTACTTCACTCACCCTGAAACCTCCTAAAAAAAATAAAAAGAGCACCCCCATCCCAAAGGACGGAGTGCTCCGCGGTACCACCTTTGTTCCATTGTTTACGTAGAGAGCTCTGAAAGAAAGTGAGCCCAAACAATGGCACTTGAGGGATGATAACGGTTCCCAGCCGGCTATGGTAAAGCACTCTAAGGCGACTTCCACCGATTTACCCAGCAACCTTTCAGCCAAGGGCTGCCTCTCTAAAGGGCGAAGGCGGTGTACTCCTCCTTATCATCGAATTATCCTATGCTTGTCCTACAAAATATCTGCTCTTTACTATGTTAGAAAGGTTAACCTCTTTTGTCAAGGTGTAGACCTTTTCCATAACTCTTCCTTTATAATCTGGCTTGCGACTGTATAGGGATCGATCTTTCTAGCAACAACTTCTTCGAGTAAATCGTTCCATTGTCCACTTCGACCGAGTTGTTGTCGAATCATTTCTTTGATTCTCTCTTCTATGATTTCACTTACTTCAGCTTTTAAACGACGCTGCCGCTCTTGATCTAGTCTTCCGCTTTTTTCCAAATGTTGTCGGTGGGCTTTTACCTTTTGTACGAGCTCATCGACACCCTTGCCATTGATTGAAACGGTCTTCGCTACAGGAGGACGCCAAGACTGATCACCTTTTTTGTAACCACCTAAATCAAGCATGACTTCAATTTCTGTAACAACACGGTCAGCACCGGCTAGATCGGATTTGTTAACAACAAAAATATCAGCGATTTCCATAATACCTGCTTTGATGGCTTGAATAGAATCACCTGCGCCCGGTGTTAATACCACAAGCGTTGAATCTGCTGCTGTCATAATCTCTAGTTCTGATTGGCCTACCCCTACAGTCTCTACAATAATGAAGTCACAACCGGACGCATCGAGTACTTTGATGACTTCTTTGGTCGCCCTAGATAAGCCACCGAGACTACCTCTTGTTCCCATAGAACGAATAAATACGGATTGATCAAGGTAATGATCACTCATGCGAATTCGATCGCCCAAAATGGCGCCACCTGTAAAGGGACTCGTCGGATCAACAGCGATAACGCCGACTTTATAATCTCCCTTGCGTAGTTCTGTAATGATTCGATCGGTCAGACTAGACTTGCCTGCACCTGGTGAGCCTGTTATTCCAATCACATAAGCTTTCCCTGTATAAGGATGTAATTCTCGTAACAATGCTTCTTTGCCTTCACCGTCATTTTCTACATAGGTAATCATACGAGCCAAAACTCGACGATCTCCTCCTAGCAATGCCGGAATTTGTTCAACCATAAAGTCACCCCCATCGAATCATTAAGTTTTTACTACGATGGCTTACTTACGTTAGTTTAACAGAACATAGATCCCTAATGCTGTGACGGCGCCACCGCTAAAGACAAGCAAAGCGAGAAAAATAAATCTTACCGCCTGCTTCCAACCTTTTTTGGCTTTGTTATCATAGTTATCATAGCTTGGATTCCATCCATTATTCTTAAAAGTTCTAGCCTCAGGTGGAATTTCCTTCAAAGGATCTTGTGCAAGATCATCAATTTTGTGTACCACTGCTTCTTGATCTTTTTCATTGATTGCACAACTCTCAAGGGTATTATAGCTTTTAGTGCTCTCGTCGACCTTGCTAGATTCTGCTTTATCTTCATACAAAAGATCGCTTGCTTCTTGCTCTTGTTGCAGTTGTCCTTGTAGAAGTTGCTCTTGTTGAGGTTGCTCTTCTTGTTGAAGAGTCCATTCCTTTTCCTCATTTTTCTGCACTGTTGATGAAAGGACCTCAGTATATTCAATTGCATTATCAAAATGATTTTTTTCTAGCTTTTCAACAGCATCCACAGTCGTTGCGATTTCATTCTCTTTCGTTGTGGTAGCAGGATTTTCTCTCTTCCGTGCAGAACGAGAAATAGGATCACTTTTTGGAGAATTTTTGCAGCTTGGAGGCGCTACGTAACGCATTACATGCCAGTTTTCTGTTTCAACCATGGTATCGTATCTCCAATGGAAGAAACCTTGTAAGCCTTGCTTAGGGTCAACGACCCAGGCAATATTCCAGGGTCTGGAGAAGTATAATTGTTGGTTAATTACGTCTTGCCCTGAAAAGAAAATGCCATAGCCAGGATGACTGTGTACCCAACCAACGACTTGCATACTTGGGTAATTTCTGCGTTGTATAACCCAATCATCCCAAGTCTTATCGGTGAAACGAATGCTCGTTTGTTCTTCTATAATATCCTTTGCTGGCAAAAAAGCTTCTACTTTCACCATAGCTCCAAGATTTCCCTTTTTCTCCTGAAAGAAAACGTTGCCTAGTAAAAGACCCCCATATTCCAATTCTGCTTTCTCCAACACCGTTGCAACTTCCAGGGCAACCTTTTCCGTGATCTCTATCGTCATCGCATCAATGTGAATCTTGTCTGTCACCCTGCTCAGCCCCTTTTTTTTGACATCTTTCATTCATTTTCCATTATATCCCCCCCAATAGTCTCCGTTCAATGACAAGTTTTGAAAAGCAATAGAATATAGAGGAGTGGTTAACAATGGATCTACAATTTTTTATGACAGTCTCTGGAACACTGGTTATTGTTTACATTGCTTTACGCTATTACATGGGCTGGGATTTGCCTACCATTACCAACGAGCAGGCATCACCCTTGTTAAAGGGAAAGGGAAGCGCCATTATTCTTGATATACGGAGCAAAGAAGAATATAAAGCACAAAGAGCAAAAAATGCAATTAACATCCCTGTGAAAGAGTTGCCACAACGCATAGAAGAACTGCGAAAGTATGAAGATAAGTTAATTATTGTTATGGATCAGAAGGGGCTAGGCAGCAAAAAAGTGGTTCGTACATTGATCAAAAAAGACTTTCCCTATGTAGCTAGCTTTCATCATGGTTTTTATGCGTGAGTGCGTCTCTGATCAGAGACGCACTCTACCCATTAATCGAAGGATCTACAACAAACAATATATTCGATTGTTCGTTATTATTCGATTAGAAAACGAAAATAGCTACCTTGTGGTGGGTTCAGGCGTTATGAATTCCTTCCGAACGGACTCATCCCACGCCATGAGCGGCAGCAAGCTGCCGATGGCTGAGGTCTGAAGTCCTCTCTCCAGGAAGTCATAACGCCTGCCTCTGGGCCAGGGCATCACGCTTTCCGCAGCGGGACTTGGGACCTCAGCGCATCAGTAGCTTGCTGGCGGTAACAGCGTGGGACCAGTCCAGAGCGGAGGAAAGCGTGATGACCTGGTCCCTCTATGAAGTAACCCCAACGTAATCAGGAAAAGTTATTTTCATCAGTGGTTGTGCCCGACCGGGCATGGGGGGTTAGACAAAATCACTGCTTTTACTGCTTAGAACCGATTATTAAAAGACACAAAGTTAGAACTGTCCTAACCAAAACCAATCCTGCTACAATGAAAGAAAAACCACAGCAACCGTAGAAAAGCACAAGAATAGAGAAAAAACTTTTACCAACAGCAAAAATCGAACATTTGTAATTGGAGCCATCATAGCCATAACAGACAACTTTCTCTCAACAAGTGTAAAAAAGACATTGATGGAGGTGTTAAAAATGACAGAGATTGAACAATGGATTCGAGAACAAGGTCGCGAAGAAGGCTGGAAAGAAGGCATACAAAAAGGCCGAGAAGAAACAGTTCGAGAAAAAACCAAAGCGGCCCTAAAAGCAGGGCTAGATGTCACCCTGGTATCCCAAATCATGGGATTAGACGTAAAAGAAGTACAAAAACTAAAAGAAGAACTGAACAAACCATAACGAGCCCTAACAAGGGTTCTTTTTTTTAGGACGTGATGCACACCTACTCATACAACAACCCTCTCTCCCGCAAAAAAACCTCCTGTCGCTCAATCAAAACCTGAAACTCCTCATCAACAATCCCCTCGCGCCTCTCAAAAATCGCCTGGCTATAGCGCATATCACTCAAAGTCAGCAAGGCATAATCAAGCAAACCATAAGAACCATCAGGCAACCAAGCATAACACAGATCGCCCTCGCCCTCATCACGAATCCAAGCACCGGCCCGATCAAGGACGGCCAAACGAATCTTCTCCGCCACCTCAAGATACAGCGCCTTCGGCCGCACCTCATAAACCTCATAAAGAAAATTCATCTCAGACAAAAGATGATTCAGCGACACATGAGACAAAGCCCGCAACGCAGGCCGCTCACGTAAACTATCACTGGCACAAGGCGCCTCCGCCGGATCCTGAATCGCCCCCGAAGACCCCGACGAAGCATCCAACAGAGCCCCCACCGCAGCCTCACGCCCCGACCCACTGCGCAAATCCAAATAATCATAGACCAAAAACCCACCCCGCTCCGTAATCTCATGATAACGAAGCGCATGATTACAGAAAAAATCAGCATACCGCAAAGCCCCATCCAGAAAAGGCTCAGCCCCAAAACGGCGATACCCCTGAAGCAAAAAAAGCGCCATATCCCGATTAAAACGACTATCATAAAAAGAAACATCCATACCATACTGATCATAAAGCCAATCAGAACGAGGCATCAAAGGCCAAATCCCCTCCTCATGCTGCCGCTTCAAAGCAGCATCCAGAGCCAGAAAAGCCACATTTCGAGCAAAACGCTCCTCGCCCTCCATAAGAACCCTTTTCCCGACAGGATCATCTGGCGCAACCCAGAAACCACGAGGCGTAGCAGGCTCAAACGAAATCGGCGTCATCGCCTGCACACCTTCCCGCGTCCAAGGACGAACCCGATCTAGATTCGCCATAAAACGCAACTGATTCTGCCCCACATCATCCCACCAAAACATACCCGCCTCCCCCAAAAGGCCCCACTGCTCAACCTCTACACCAACCGCATGAGGAAAATAAAAAGTAAACACCTTACGATCCCCCTGATCCACATAGATCGGATCAGGCACCAGATCATAACGCTCCTTCCGAACCCCCCAATAAAGAGGCTCATAGACATACACCATACTCAGAAAAGCACCAAAATCAACGCCATCAACAAAAAGACTCCTCCGTGGCAAAGCCCGCTCCGTCTCCTCACGAACAAGCTCCTCCCGATGACGCCAACCGGGATTTAACACATCCCACTCCTCATAAGCATAATGGCCAAGCCAAAGCGCCTCCGACAAAGAACGAACCGTCAACGTCACAGGCAAAAGCACATCTGAAGACTGCACAGGCTTATAACAAAGAAAATAATACCAATCCTCCGTCAACTCCAAAAAACCAACATCAAGCAACAATTCACCCCAAAAAACCTTCTTCCAACCTTGTCGCTGATAAACCTCAAAAACCTGCGTATCAATAAAAAAAGAACTACCCCCAGCACCCAAAGCACCGGAAGTACCACTTCCCACAAATTCAGCCAATTCACCCAAGCCATCGGCTCATTCAACCCATTGCTATCAACCCCATCAACCCGACCAAAACCATCAAAAAAGCTCCAACCCTTTTTGCGCAGCACAAAATCATCACTCGCAACCGACAAAGTAACAGTCAAGCCCAGCGGTGACGCTTCAGAAGTATTCACATCAAAAAAACTACCCAAAAAAGTACCAGCGAAAGAATCAGACAAACCACCCAATACCGTACCAGACAAACCCTCAGAAGAAGTAACACTTTCATCTTCAGAAAAATGAAGCAACACAACCTGACTGCCCGAACCCCTGCCCTCTATCCAAAGTAACAAAAGTAACCAAAAAACCAATCAAAAAGAAAGACACAAGCAAAACAAAAAGCACTTTTTTTCTATTCTTCATAAAAAATACCCACTCCACAAATCAAGCGATTCCAAGATGCCCTGCAATAACACTAAAAACAATATAACAACAAAGAGAATAGATCTAATGTTCGCCAAAAAAGCTATAGTAGATAAAATACGACAAAAAAGATCCAAATCCTCCAAAAAAAACACAGGGATTCGCAGATACTACAAAAATCGACAAGACAGCAGGACACACATGGGCCCACAACCAATTCCATGATTTGCAAGAACGAAGCACTTCTACTATGAGCTATAATAAGCCCATACCACCATAATATAAGAGTCAAAAAAGAGAATAAACTTTTCAAAAACAAATATTCCATTTCAACACAAAGCATGCTATAATCAACC containing:
- a CDS encoding valine--tRNA ligase, producing MSEVNQLGLSKTYDPQQVEEKWYQRWMEQGYFQADVEAEGEPFSVVMPPPNVTGSLHLGHALDNTLQDILVRWKRMSGYNVLWIPGTDHAGIATQAKVEEALAKEGLNKYELGREAFLERVWDWKHQYGHRITSQLKKLGTSCDWSRERFTMDEGCSRAVQEVFIQLFEKDLIYRGNRIINWCPKCQTTISDIEVEHQEKGGQLWHIRYPIEGEEGYVVVATTRPETMLGDTAVAVHPADERYQHLIGKNVILPILNKAIPVIADEYVDPAFGTGVVKITPAHDPNDFEMGLRHHLPQVTVMTKEAIMNELAGPYEGMERYSCRKKLVADLDETGFLEKINDHVHAVGQCYRCDTVVEPMVSPQWFVKMKPLAEPAMEVVRQGQLNFVPDRFTKVYLGWLENIRDWCISRQLWWGHRIPVWYCDDCDYIYCGLAENVPGHCPKCGAEKEKLNQDPDVLDTWFSSALWPFSTLGWPEEKAELKKYYPTSVLVTGRDIIFFWVARMVFMGLEFQKDVPFRDVFIHGLILDSQGRKMSKSLGNGVDPIEVIEQYGADTLRFMLVTGNTPGNDIRFHFERLEGTRNFANKIWNASRFALMHLQDYEGHQPWGELTLADRWILSRYNQVVDAVTKALENYDIGEGARLLYEFLWNEFCDWYIELVKPRLYGKDSTVSDVTASRKTAQKVLRHVLSGTLQLLHPYMPFLTEEIWQQLPHHGETIMRSPWPQVEPEKVDRLAEEEMALLMDVIRSARNLRAEMNVPPGKKAELILQVGDKRSLKILQEGKSYLANLSTASDVTISADTSVKPEGAVTAIVHNIEVYLPLKDLIDSKKEVERLQKELATTEKELQRLRGKLGNASFVAKAPAEVVEKEREKEREGENKKVALQERIDALIKL
- the meaB gene encoding methylmalonyl Co-A mutase-associated GTPase MeaB; amino-acid sequence: MVEQIPALLGGDRRVLARMITYVENDGEGKEALLRELHPYTGKAYVIGITGSPGAGKSSLTDRIITELRKGDYKVGVIAVDPTSPFTGGAILGDRIRMSDHYLDQSVFIRSMGTRGSLGGLSRATKEVIKVLDASGCDFIIVETVGVGQSELEIMTAADSTLVVLTPGAGDSIQAIKAGIMEIADIFVVNKSDLAGADRVVTEIEVMLDLGGYKKGDQSWRPPVAKTVSINGKGVDELVQKVKAHRQHLEKSGRLDQERQRRLKAEVSEIIEERIKEMIRQQLGRSGQWNDLLEEVVARKIDPYTVASQIIKEELWKRSTP
- a CDS encoding Mov34/MPN/PAD-1 family protein — translated: MTDKIHIDAMTIEITEKVALEVATVLEKAELEYGGLLLGNVFFQEKKGNLGAMVKVEAFLPAKDIIEEQTSIRFTDKTWDDWVIQRRNYPSMQVVGWVHSHPGYGIFFSGQDVINQQLYFSRPWNIAWVVDPKQGLQGFFHWRYDTMVETENWHVMRYVAPPSCKNSPKSDPISRSARKRENPATTTKENEIATTVDAVEKLEKNHFDNAIEYTEVLSSTVQKNEEKEWTLQQEEQPQQEQLLQGQLQQEQEASDLLYEDKAESSKVDESTKSYNTLESCAINEKDQEAVVHKIDDLAQDPLKEIPPEARTFKNNGWNPSYDNYDNKAKKGWKQAVRFIFLALLVFSGGAVTALGIYVLLN
- a CDS encoding rhodanese-like domain-containing protein; translation: MDLQFFMTVSGTLVIVYIALRYYMGWDLPTITNEQASPLLKGKGSAIILDIRSKEEYKAQRAKNAINIPVKELPQRIEELRKYEDKLIIVMDQKGLGSKKVVRTLIKKDFPYVASFHHGFYA